The nucleotide sequence TATACCCGTAGATAGTTTTGTACTCTCTTCTCACGGATTGGGTATGGACAATATGTTCCATTCATATAAAGATAGCCCTAAGGTACGTGAACTCGCTATGGAAGAGGCTTTTATCGCTCATACAGGTTGGAATCCCCTCAAAGGTCGCCCTTATATTATAGCTTGCGGACAAGAACTCAAAAAACGCCTCCTCACCGATAAGGTATTTGAAGGAATTACCGGTACTGCTCCAGGCTTCTATGGTCCTCAAGGGCGCGTATTGCGCTTGCCAGTGCAAGACCCTGGACTTAATGATAAACTCCACAGCTTCAATTACAATGGACATCGTATGACGAACCTCGAAATGGAAACCTCAGCCATCTATGGGCTCTCTAAACTCTTAGGACACCAAGCAGTTTCACTCAATGCTATCATTGCCAATCGCCCTACAGGCACTTTCACCAAGGATACTAAAAAAGTAGTAGAAGACTTGATAGTGTATGGCTTAGAACAATTGGCAAAATAGTCGCTATATAAAAGTGAATATGACGCCCCTCACAGGTCAAGAACTCCACAATTTAGCGATGAACATTGTAGGTGAAGCCTTACAAAAGGAACTACAATGGGAATTTCTATTAGTGAATAGTGAACTCAAACGCGACCCTCAATTTGTATGTGTAGATAAAAACAACCAAAAATACTTCATCATTGTCCGTGCAGTCCCTTATGGCGACGACCCTACCGACTATGATATAGTATTTATGGAAGTGGTGCGCAAACACGCCGAAAGGCACAACGCTCGTACTTTCTACGCTGGTGTAGGGCTTAGCAATGTAACAGATGAAACCCTCCCTTTATATAAAGATGAGCCTTATAAACTCAACTTTCAAGGACTTATCGAAATTTGCTAATTGATAAATTATTCGTATTTTTGCCACTTAAAATAAACTAAGTAACTAATGAAAATAGATGAATCATTGAACGTACATAGCAGCTTACTACAACTCATTGGTAATACGCCCCTTTTGGAATTGCACAAAATTACCAAAGGTCTCAAAGGGCGTTATTTTGCAAAGCTTGAGGCTTTCAATGTGGGTCATTCTGCTAAGGATAGGGTGGCTAAGTACATTGTAGAAGATGCCGAACGTAAGGGATTACTTAAACCAGGTAGTACCATCGTAGAAACTAGCTCTGGCAACACGGGCTACAGTTTAGCAATGATAAGTGCCCTAAGAGGCTACCGCTGTATCATTGCTATTAGCGATAAATCGTCTCACGACAAAGTAGAAATGCTCCAAGCCTTAGGAGCAGAGGTGCATTTGTGCCCTGCAAATGTTGCTCCCGATGACCCTCGCTCTTACTACGAAGTAGCAAAACGTATCCATAACGAAACTCCTAATTCTATCTATGTCAATCAGTATTTCAATCCACTAAATCCAGAATCTCATTACCAGACAGGGCGTGAGATATGGGAACAAACACAAGGCGAGATTACTCACGTGGTGGTATGTAGTGGAACAGGCGGTACCATTTCAGGTATTGCTCACTACCTAAAAGAGCAAAACCCAAGAGTGCAAGTACTGGGGGTAGATGCCTATGGTTCGGCTATCAAAAAATATCACGAAACCCGAGAGTTTGACCCTGCCGAAGTATATCCATACAAAATAGAAGGAATAGGTAAAAACTTGATTCCTACTGCTACTGATTTCGATGTCATTGATGAGTTCATCAAAGTAACCGATAAAGATGCAGCACTTATGGCTCGCAAATTAGCACGTACCGAGGGGCTCTTTATGGGCTACACTAGTGGGGCTGCAATACAAGCGGTAAAACAATATGCTGAGGCAGGTAAATTCGACGAAAATAGCATCGTAGTAGTCCTCTTCGCCGACCACGGTTCGCGCTATATGAACAAAATCTATAGCGACGATTGGATGAAAAAACAAGGATTTATTGACTAAAAATTATCAATTAACAAAATAAGATAAAGAACGAATGAAAGATTTATTTGAGCATATTTATGCAAATAAAGGAAGTATAGGGCGCTGGTCTGACCACGCCGAGGGGTATTATGTATTCCCTAAATTGGAAGGCGAATTAGGCCCTCATATGAAATTTCAAGGAAAAGAAATCCTCAACTGGAGTATCAACGACTATTTAGGGCTTGCCAATCATCCTGAAGTCCGCAAAGTAGATGCCGAAGCAGCTGCCGAGTATGGTGCTGCTTACCCTATGGGGGCTCGTATGATGAGCGGGCATACTACTATGCACGAAGAACTCGAAAAACGTTTAGCCAAATTTGTACACAAAGAAGCATCTTATTTGCTCAACTTTGGTTACCAAGGAATGGTGTCTATTATCGATGCTTTGGTTACTAAAAACGATGTGATTGTATACGATGTTGATGCACACGCTTGTATTATCGATGGGGTACGCTTGCACTTTGGTAAACGCTATACCTATCAACACAACGATATGGAGAGCTTTGAGAAAAACTTAGAGCGTGCGGCTAAATTAGCTGAAACTACAGGAGGCGGTATCTTGGTGATTTCAGAAGGTGTTTTCGGGATGCGTGGTGAACAAGGCAAACTTAAAGAAATCGTAGCTCTTAAAAAGAAATATCCTTTCCGCCTTTTGGTAGACGATGCGCACGGTTTTGGTACCTTAGGTCCTCGTGGAGAAGGAACTGGTGTTCACCAAGGCGTACAAGATGAAATTGATGTTTATTTTTCTACTTTTGCTAAATCAATGGCAGGTATTGGAGCTTTCGTTGCTGGAAATGCTAAAGTAGTGGACTACCTCAAATACAATCTCCGCTCTCAAATGTTTGCTAAATCACTTCCAATGATTTATGTAAAAGGAGCTTTGAAACGTTTGGAAATGATGGAAACAATGCCCGAACTACAACAAAAGTTATGGGACAATGTAAATCGTTTGCAAAACGGACTTAAAGAACGTGGTTTCAATATCGGTAATACCAATACTTGCGTAACGCCTGTATTCTTGCATGGTAGTATTCCTGAGGCAATGGCTATGGTAAACGACCTACGTGAGCACTATGGTATCTTCTTGTCGATAGTAGTTTATCCTGTGATTCCAAAAGGAATGATACTTTTGCGCATTATTCCTACCGCTTCACACAGTAAAGAAGATATCGACCGCACTTTGGAAGCATTCTCAGCGATTCGTGAGAAACTCGAAACAGGCGTATACCGCGCTATAAATGCTGAACTTACTAAAGAAATGGGAGATATGTAATTAATTATTAATTGAAAAAGAATACTTTGCCAAAGTGAGATAGCTTACTGTGCTACGACCAACTTTGGCAAAGTTTTTGTGTATGCCCACCTTGTTAAATTATTAATTGTTCATTGTTAATTGTCATTCCTACATATAACGAAATTGAAAATATAGAAGCTATCATAAAGGCTGTATTTGCCCAAAGTGATAAGTTTCACATTCTTATTGTAGACGACAATTCTCCTGATGGTACTGCCGATAAGGTACGCGAATTACAAAATATTTACCCTAACCGACTTTTTTTAGAGGTACGCACAGAGAAAAAAGGCTTAGGAACAGCTTATATTTACGGCTTTCAGTGGGCATTAGCACGCGACTATGAATATATTTTTGAGATGGATGCCGATTTCTCTCACAGCCCTACTGACCTCTTACGACTTTATGAGGCTTGTCAGCAAGGTGCTGATGTAGCAATTGGGTCGCGTTATGTGAAAGGTGTGAATGTAGTGAATTGGCCTTTGCAACGCATCTTGTTATCCTATGGGGCTTCTATCTATGTGAGGGTGATTACAGGAATGAAAATCAAAGACCCTACTGCTGGCTTTGTGTGTTACCACCGAAGGGTATTAGAGAGCATCGACCTGAATACTATCCGATTTGTAGGCTATGCCTTTCAAATAGAGATGAAGTATCGTGCTTACCTCAAGAAGTTTAAAATCACTGAAGTACCTAT is from Capnocytophaga ochracea DSM 7271 and encodes:
- a CDS encoding PLP-dependent cysteine synthase family protein, with the protein product MKIDESLNVHSSLLQLIGNTPLLELHKITKGLKGRYFAKLEAFNVGHSAKDRVAKYIVEDAERKGLLKPGSTIVETSSGNTGYSLAMISALRGYRCIIAISDKSSHDKVEMLQALGAEVHLCPANVAPDDPRSYYEVAKRIHNETPNSIYVNQYFNPLNPESHYQTGREIWEQTQGEITHVVVCSGTGGTISGIAHYLKEQNPRVQVLGVDAYGSAIKKYHETREFDPAEVYPYKIEGIGKNLIPTATDFDVIDEFIKVTDKDAALMARKLARTEGLFMGYTSGAAIQAVKQYAEAGKFDENSIVVVLFADHGSRYMNKIYSDDWMKKQGFID
- a CDS encoding aminotransferase class I/II-fold pyridoxal phosphate-dependent enzyme, producing the protein MKDLFEHIYANKGSIGRWSDHAEGYYVFPKLEGELGPHMKFQGKEILNWSINDYLGLANHPEVRKVDAEAAAEYGAAYPMGARMMSGHTTMHEELEKRLAKFVHKEASYLLNFGYQGMVSIIDALVTKNDVIVYDVDAHACIIDGVRLHFGKRYTYQHNDMESFEKNLERAAKLAETTGGGILVISEGVFGMRGEQGKLKEIVALKKKYPFRLLVDDAHGFGTLGPRGEGTGVHQGVQDEIDVYFSTFAKSMAGIGAFVAGNAKVVDYLKYNLRSQMFAKSLPMIYVKGALKRLEMMETMPELQQKLWDNVNRLQNGLKERGFNIGNTNTCVTPVFLHGSIPEAMAMVNDLREHYGIFLSIVVYPVIPKGMILLRIIPTASHSKEDIDRTLEAFSAIREKLETGVYRAINAELTKEMGDM
- a CDS encoding nucleoside phosphorylase — encoded protein: MIKESELILNPDGSIYHINLRPEQVADTVILVGDPNRVPRVSAYFDNIEFSTQKREFCTHTGTYKGKRLTVISTGIGPDNIDIVINELDALANIDLHTRQPKEQLTSLNIVRFGTSGSLQADIPVDSFVLSSHGLGMDNMFHSYKDSPKVRELAMEEAFIAHTGWNPLKGRPYIIACGQELKKRLLTDKVFEGITGTAPGFYGPQGRVLRLPVQDPGLNDKLHSFNYNGHRMTNLEMETSAIYGLSKLLGHQAVSLNAIIANRPTGTFTKDTKKVVEDLIVYGLEQLAK
- a CDS encoding polyprenol monophosphomannose synthase, yielding MLIVIPTYNEIENIEAIIKAVFAQSDKFHILIVDDNSPDGTADKVRELQNIYPNRLFLEVRTEKKGLGTAYIYGFQWALARDYEYIFEMDADFSHSPTDLLRLYEACQQGADVAIGSRYVKGVNVVNWPLQRILLSYGASIYVRVITGMKIKDPTAGFVCYHRRVLESIDLNTIRFVGYAFQIEMKYRAYLKKFKITEVPIIFTDRTKGKSKMNKSIIREAIFGVIGMRFKK